The following coding sequences lie in one Panicum virgatum strain AP13 chromosome 6N, P.virgatum_v5, whole genome shotgun sequence genomic window:
- the LOC120679239 gene encoding purple acid phosphatase 23-like isoform X3, which translates to MASPATPTPTPSTATGGRRQCRGRLALPLPLLVPSCLALLLAEAAGIPTTLDGPFPPVTRSFDRALRRGSDDVPLTDPRLAPRARPPAPEQIALAASADAGSLWVSWVTGRAQVGSDLTPLDPAAVRSEVWYGERSAAAAADSYPHVATGSAEVYSQLYPYPGLLNYTSGAIHHVRLRGLRPATRYYYRCGDSSLPVGLSDERSFTTLPAAGAGSYPRRVAVVGDLGLTGNSTATVDHLAQNDPSLVLLVGDMTYANQYRTTGGKGVPCFSCSFPNAPIRESYQPRWDGWGRFMEPITSKIPLMVIEGNHEIEPQGHGGEVKFASYFARFAVPSKESGSNTKFYYSFNAGGIHFIMLGAYVDYNGTGAQYLWLEKDLQRVDRRVTPWVVAAWHSPWYNSYSSHYQEFECMRQEMEDLLYQHRVDIVFSGHVHAYERMNRVFNYTLDPCGPVYITIGDGGNIEKIDIDHADDPGKCPSPGDNHPEFGGVCHLNFTSGPAKGKFCWDRQPEWSAYRESSFGHGILEVVNSTYALWTWHRNQDAYGENSLGDQIYIVRQPDKCLLQPTSASSLNW; encoded by the exons ATGGCATCGCccgccacccccacccccaccccgagcaccgccaccggcggccgccggcaaTGCCGTGgccgcctcgccctcccgctgccgctgctcgtGCCATCATGCCTCGCGCTCCTCCTAGCCGAGGCCGCCGGCATCCCGACGACGCTGGACGGGCCGTTCCCGCCGGTGACGCGCTCGTTCGACCGCGCGCTGCGGCGGGGCAGCGACGACGTCCCGCTCACGGACCCGCGCCTTGCGCCCCGCGCGCGGCCCCCGGCGCCGGAGCAGATCgcgctcgccgcctccgccgacgcCGGCTCGCTCTGGGTCTCATGGGTCACGGGCCGCGCGCAGGTCGGCTCCGACCTCACGCCACTCGACCCCGCCGCCGTTCGCAGCGAGGTCTGGTACGGcgagcgcagcgccgccgccgccgccgactcctaCCCGCACGTGGCCACGGGGTCCGCCGAGGTGTACAGCCAGCTGTACCCGTACCCGGGCCTGCTCAACTACACCTCCGGCGCCATCCACCACGTCCGCCTCCGCGGCTTGCGCCCGGCCACGCGCTACTACTACCGATGCGGCGACAGCAGCCTCCCCGTCGGCCTCAGCGACGAGCGCTCCTTCACCACgcttcccgccgccggcgctggctCCTACCCGCGCCGCGTCGCCGTGGTCGGCGACCTAGGCCTCACCGGGAACTCCACCGCAACCGTCGACCACCTGGCCCAGAACGACCCCTCTCTGGTCCTCTTGGTCGGGGATATGACCTACGCCAACCAGTACCGCACCACCGGCGGCAAGGGGGTcccctgcttctcctgctccttccccAATGCCCCGATTCGGGAGTCCTACCAGCCAAGATGGGACGGATGGGGAAG ATTCATGGAGCCGATTACATCGAAGATTCCACTGATGGTAATAGAGGGGAACCATGAGATTGAACCACAGGGGCATGGTGGCGAGGTGAAATTTGCATCATACTTTGCGCGATTCGCTGTTCCATCCAAGGAGTCTGGATCCAACACCAAATTCTACTACTCCTTCAACGCTGGTGGCATCCATTTTATCATGCTCGGTGCGTACGTGGATTACAACGGCACAG GAGCTCAGTACTTATGGTTGGAGAAGGATTTGCAGAGGGTTGATCGCAGAGTTACCCCTTGGGTTGTCGCTGCTTGGCATTCACCTTGGTATAACAGCTACTCTTCTCACTACCAGGAATTCGAGTGCATGAGGCAAGAaatggaagatctcttgtaccAACATCGTGTTGACATAGTATTCTCAGGACAT GTACATGCGTATGAAAGGATGAATCGAGTGTTCAACTACACATTGGATCCCTGTGGCCCGGTTTACATCACCATTGGAGATGGCGGGAACATTGAGAAAATTGACATTGATCATGCAGATGACCCTGGGAAGTGCCCTTCACCGGGTGATAACCACCCTGAATTTGGTGGGGTGTGCCATCTGAACTTCACTTCAGGTCCTGCCAAGGGCAAATTTTGTTGGGACCGACAGCCAGAATGGAGTGCGTACAGGGAGAGCAGTTTTGGTCATGGGATCCTAGAG GTTGTGAATTCAACATATGCCTTGTGGACATGGCACCGTAACCAGGATGCGTACGGAGAGAACAGCTTGGGAGATCAAATATACATAGTTCGGCAGCCTGACAAATGCCTTCTGCAGCCTACGAGTGCGTCGTCACTCAATTGGTGA
- the LOC120679239 gene encoding purple acid phosphatase 23-like isoform X2, protein MASPATPTPTPSTATGGRRQCRGRLALPLPLLVPSCLALLLAEAAGIPTTLDGPFPPVTRSFDRALRRGSDDVPLTDPRLAPRARPPAPEQIALAASADAGSLWVSWVTGRAQVGSDLTPLDPAAVRSEVWYGERSAAAAADSYPHVATGSAEVYSQLYPYPGLLNYTSGAIHHVRLRGLRPATRYYYRCGDSSLPVGLSDERSFTTLPAAGAGSYPRRVAVVGDLGLTGNSTATVDHLAQNDPSLVLLVGDMTYANQYRTTGGKGVPCFSCSFPNAPIRESYQPRWDGWGRFMEPITSKIPLMVIEGNHEIEPQGHGGEVKFASYFARFAVPSKESGSNTKFYYSFNAGGIHFIMLGAYVDYNGTGAQYLWLEKDLQRVDRRVTPWVVAAWHSPWYNSYSSHYQEFECMRQEMEDLLYQHRVDIVFSGHVHAYERMNRVFNYTLDPCGPVYITIGDGGNIEKIDIDHADDPGKCPSPGDNHPEFGGVCHLNFTSGPAKGKFCWDRQPEWSAYRESSFGHGILEVVNSTYALWTWHRNQDAYGENSLGDQIYIVRQPDKCLLQPTIPLEDALL, encoded by the exons ATGGCATCGCccgccacccccacccccaccccgagcaccgccaccggcggccgccggcaaTGCCGTGgccgcctcgccctcccgctgccgctgctcgtGCCATCATGCCTCGCGCTCCTCCTAGCCGAGGCCGCCGGCATCCCGACGACGCTGGACGGGCCGTTCCCGCCGGTGACGCGCTCGTTCGACCGCGCGCTGCGGCGGGGCAGCGACGACGTCCCGCTCACGGACCCGCGCCTTGCGCCCCGCGCGCGGCCCCCGGCGCCGGAGCAGATCgcgctcgccgcctccgccgacgcCGGCTCGCTCTGGGTCTCATGGGTCACGGGCCGCGCGCAGGTCGGCTCCGACCTCACGCCACTCGACCCCGCCGCCGTTCGCAGCGAGGTCTGGTACGGcgagcgcagcgccgccgccgccgccgactcctaCCCGCACGTGGCCACGGGGTCCGCCGAGGTGTACAGCCAGCTGTACCCGTACCCGGGCCTGCTCAACTACACCTCCGGCGCCATCCACCACGTCCGCCTCCGCGGCTTGCGCCCGGCCACGCGCTACTACTACCGATGCGGCGACAGCAGCCTCCCCGTCGGCCTCAGCGACGAGCGCTCCTTCACCACgcttcccgccgccggcgctggctCCTACCCGCGCCGCGTCGCCGTGGTCGGCGACCTAGGCCTCACCGGGAACTCCACCGCAACCGTCGACCACCTGGCCCAGAACGACCCCTCTCTGGTCCTCTTGGTCGGGGATATGACCTACGCCAACCAGTACCGCACCACCGGCGGCAAGGGGGTcccctgcttctcctgctccttccccAATGCCCCGATTCGGGAGTCCTACCAGCCAAGATGGGACGGATGGGGAAG ATTCATGGAGCCGATTACATCGAAGATTCCACTGATGGTAATAGAGGGGAACCATGAGATTGAACCACAGGGGCATGGTGGCGAGGTGAAATTTGCATCATACTTTGCGCGATTCGCTGTTCCATCCAAGGAGTCTGGATCCAACACCAAATTCTACTACTCCTTCAACGCTGGTGGCATCCATTTTATCATGCTCGGTGCGTACGTGGATTACAACGGCACAG GAGCTCAGTACTTATGGTTGGAGAAGGATTTGCAGAGGGTTGATCGCAGAGTTACCCCTTGGGTTGTCGCTGCTTGGCATTCACCTTGGTATAACAGCTACTCTTCTCACTACCAGGAATTCGAGTGCATGAGGCAAGAaatggaagatctcttgtaccAACATCGTGTTGACATAGTATTCTCAGGACAT GTACATGCGTATGAAAGGATGAATCGAGTGTTCAACTACACATTGGATCCCTGTGGCCCGGTTTACATCACCATTGGAGATGGCGGGAACATTGAGAAAATTGACATTGATCATGCAGATGACCCTGGGAAGTGCCCTTCACCGGGTGATAACCACCCTGAATTTGGTGGGGTGTGCCATCTGAACTTCACTTCAGGTCCTGCCAAGGGCAAATTTTGTTGGGACCGACAGCCAGAATGGAGTGCGTACAGGGAGAGCAGTTTTGGTCATGGGATCCTAGAG GTTGTGAATTCAACATATGCCTTGTGGACATGGCACCGTAACCAGGATGCGTACGGAGAGAACAGCTTGGGAGATCAAATATACATAGTTCGGCAGCCTGACAAATGCCTTCTGCAGCCTACGA TCCCGCTGGAGGATGCTCTTCTGTGA
- the LOC120679239 gene encoding purple acid phosphatase 23-like isoform X1, producing MASPATPTPTPSTATGGRRQCRGRLALPLPLLVPSCLALLLAEAAGIPTTLDGPFPPVTRSFDRALRRGSDDVPLTDPRLAPRARPPAPEQIALAASADAGSLWVSWVTGRAQVGSDLTPLDPAAVRSEVWYGERSAAAAADSYPHVATGSAEVYSQLYPYPGLLNYTSGAIHHVRLRGLRPATRYYYRCGDSSLPVGLSDERSFTTLPAAGAGSYPRRVAVVGDLGLTGNSTATVDHLAQNDPSLVLLVGDMTYANQYRTTGGKGVPCFSCSFPNAPIRESYQPRWDGWGRFMEPITSKIPLMVIEGNHEIEPQGHGGEVKFASYFARFAVPSKESGSNTKFYYSFNAGGIHFIMLGAYVDYNGTGAQYLWLEKDLQRVDRRVTPWVVAAWHSPWYNSYSSHYQEFECMRQEMEDLLYQHRVDIVFSGHVHAYERMNRVFNYTLDPCGPVYITIGDGGNIEKIDIDHADDPGKCPSPGDNHPEFGGVCHLNFTSGPAKGKFCWDRQPEWSAYRESSFGHGILEVVNSTYALWTWHRNQDAYGENSLGDQIYIVRQPDKCLLQPTSASSLNCPAGGCSSVTSTSSCGAHRDEISGQLFWNVFVIMCVVLICTVEATSIPIFLGLILQL from the exons ATGGCATCGCccgccacccccacccccaccccgagcaccgccaccggcggccgccggcaaTGCCGTGgccgcctcgccctcccgctgccgctgctcgtGCCATCATGCCTCGCGCTCCTCCTAGCCGAGGCCGCCGGCATCCCGACGACGCTGGACGGGCCGTTCCCGCCGGTGACGCGCTCGTTCGACCGCGCGCTGCGGCGGGGCAGCGACGACGTCCCGCTCACGGACCCGCGCCTTGCGCCCCGCGCGCGGCCCCCGGCGCCGGAGCAGATCgcgctcgccgcctccgccgacgcCGGCTCGCTCTGGGTCTCATGGGTCACGGGCCGCGCGCAGGTCGGCTCCGACCTCACGCCACTCGACCCCGCCGCCGTTCGCAGCGAGGTCTGGTACGGcgagcgcagcgccgccgccgccgccgactcctaCCCGCACGTGGCCACGGGGTCCGCCGAGGTGTACAGCCAGCTGTACCCGTACCCGGGCCTGCTCAACTACACCTCCGGCGCCATCCACCACGTCCGCCTCCGCGGCTTGCGCCCGGCCACGCGCTACTACTACCGATGCGGCGACAGCAGCCTCCCCGTCGGCCTCAGCGACGAGCGCTCCTTCACCACgcttcccgccgccggcgctggctCCTACCCGCGCCGCGTCGCCGTGGTCGGCGACCTAGGCCTCACCGGGAACTCCACCGCAACCGTCGACCACCTGGCCCAGAACGACCCCTCTCTGGTCCTCTTGGTCGGGGATATGACCTACGCCAACCAGTACCGCACCACCGGCGGCAAGGGGGTcccctgcttctcctgctccttccccAATGCCCCGATTCGGGAGTCCTACCAGCCAAGATGGGACGGATGGGGAAG ATTCATGGAGCCGATTACATCGAAGATTCCACTGATGGTAATAGAGGGGAACCATGAGATTGAACCACAGGGGCATGGTGGCGAGGTGAAATTTGCATCATACTTTGCGCGATTCGCTGTTCCATCCAAGGAGTCTGGATCCAACACCAAATTCTACTACTCCTTCAACGCTGGTGGCATCCATTTTATCATGCTCGGTGCGTACGTGGATTACAACGGCACAG GAGCTCAGTACTTATGGTTGGAGAAGGATTTGCAGAGGGTTGATCGCAGAGTTACCCCTTGGGTTGTCGCTGCTTGGCATTCACCTTGGTATAACAGCTACTCTTCTCACTACCAGGAATTCGAGTGCATGAGGCAAGAaatggaagatctcttgtaccAACATCGTGTTGACATAGTATTCTCAGGACAT GTACATGCGTATGAAAGGATGAATCGAGTGTTCAACTACACATTGGATCCCTGTGGCCCGGTTTACATCACCATTGGAGATGGCGGGAACATTGAGAAAATTGACATTGATCATGCAGATGACCCTGGGAAGTGCCCTTCACCGGGTGATAACCACCCTGAATTTGGTGGGGTGTGCCATCTGAACTTCACTTCAGGTCCTGCCAAGGGCAAATTTTGTTGGGACCGACAGCCAGAATGGAGTGCGTACAGGGAGAGCAGTTTTGGTCATGGGATCCTAGAG GTTGTGAATTCAACATATGCCTTGTGGACATGGCACCGTAACCAGGATGCGTACGGAGAGAACAGCTTGGGAGATCAAATATACATAGTTCGGCAGCCTGACAAATGCCTTCTGCAGCCTACGAGTGCGTCGTCACTCAATTG TCCCGCTGGAGGATGCTCTTCTGTGACGAGTACCAGCAGCTGTGGTGCACACCGGGATGAAATAAGTGGCCAGCTCTTCTGGAACGTATTTGTAATTATGTGTGTAGTGTTGATCTGTACAGTTGAAGCAACAAGCATACCAATATTCCTAGGCTTGATTTTGCAATTATAG
- the LOC120679239 gene encoding purple acid phosphatase 23-like isoform X4: protein MASPATPTPTPSTATGGRRQCRGRLALPLPLLVPSCLALLLAEAAGIPTTLDGPFPPVTRSFDRALRRGSDDVPLTDPRLAPRARPPAPEQIALAASADAGSLWVSWVTGRAQVGSDLTPLDPAAVRSEVWYGERSAAAAADSYPHVATGSAEVYSQLYPYPGLLNYTSGAIHHVRLRGLRPATRYYYRCGDSSLPVGLSDERSFTTLPAAGAGSYPRRVAVVGDLGLTGNSTATVDHLAQNDPSLVLLVGDMTYANQYRTTGGKGVPCFSCSFPNAPIRESYQPRWDGWGRFMEPITSKIPLMVIEGNHEIEPQGHGGEVKFASYFARFAVPSKESGSNTKFYYSFNAGGIHFIMLGAYVDYNGTGAQYLWLEKDLQRVDRRVTPWVVAAWHSPWYNSYSSHYQEFECMRQEMEDLLYQHRVDIVFSGHVSISIFKGTCV from the exons ATGGCATCGCccgccacccccacccccaccccgagcaccgccaccggcggccgccggcaaTGCCGTGgccgcctcgccctcccgctgccgctgctcgtGCCATCATGCCTCGCGCTCCTCCTAGCCGAGGCCGCCGGCATCCCGACGACGCTGGACGGGCCGTTCCCGCCGGTGACGCGCTCGTTCGACCGCGCGCTGCGGCGGGGCAGCGACGACGTCCCGCTCACGGACCCGCGCCTTGCGCCCCGCGCGCGGCCCCCGGCGCCGGAGCAGATCgcgctcgccgcctccgccgacgcCGGCTCGCTCTGGGTCTCATGGGTCACGGGCCGCGCGCAGGTCGGCTCCGACCTCACGCCACTCGACCCCGCCGCCGTTCGCAGCGAGGTCTGGTACGGcgagcgcagcgccgccgccgccgccgactcctaCCCGCACGTGGCCACGGGGTCCGCCGAGGTGTACAGCCAGCTGTACCCGTACCCGGGCCTGCTCAACTACACCTCCGGCGCCATCCACCACGTCCGCCTCCGCGGCTTGCGCCCGGCCACGCGCTACTACTACCGATGCGGCGACAGCAGCCTCCCCGTCGGCCTCAGCGACGAGCGCTCCTTCACCACgcttcccgccgccggcgctggctCCTACCCGCGCCGCGTCGCCGTGGTCGGCGACCTAGGCCTCACCGGGAACTCCACCGCAACCGTCGACCACCTGGCCCAGAACGACCCCTCTCTGGTCCTCTTGGTCGGGGATATGACCTACGCCAACCAGTACCGCACCACCGGCGGCAAGGGGGTcccctgcttctcctgctccttccccAATGCCCCGATTCGGGAGTCCTACCAGCCAAGATGGGACGGATGGGGAAG ATTCATGGAGCCGATTACATCGAAGATTCCACTGATGGTAATAGAGGGGAACCATGAGATTGAACCACAGGGGCATGGTGGCGAGGTGAAATTTGCATCATACTTTGCGCGATTCGCTGTTCCATCCAAGGAGTCTGGATCCAACACCAAATTCTACTACTCCTTCAACGCTGGTGGCATCCATTTTATCATGCTCGGTGCGTACGTGGATTACAACGGCACAG GAGCTCAGTACTTATGGTTGGAGAAGGATTTGCAGAGGGTTGATCGCAGAGTTACCCCTTGGGTTGTCGCTGCTTGGCATTCACCTTGGTATAACAGCTACTCTTCTCACTACCAGGAATTCGAGTGCATGAGGCAAGAaatggaagatctcttgtaccAACATCGTGTTGACATAGTATTCTCAGGACATGTAAGCATATCGATCTTCAAAG GTACATGCGTATGA